One part of the Populus alba chromosome 18, ASM523922v2, whole genome shotgun sequence genome encodes these proteins:
- the LOC118051189 gene encoding 3-ketoacyl-CoA synthase 11, translating into MSESKTPLIQSSSSRKLPDFKQSVKLKYVKLGYHYLITHGMFLFLSPIVVVIAAQLSTFSIQDLHDLWDHLKFNLISVILCSTLLVFLLTLYFLTRPRPVYLVDFACYKPEDSRKCTRKIFMERSQLTGAFTETSMEFQRKILERSGLGESTYLPEAVLRVPPNPCMAEARKEAEAVMFGAIDQLLEKTSVKPKDIGILIVNCSLFNPTPSLSAMVINHYKLRGNILSYNLGGMGCSAGLISIDLAKHLLQVHPNSYALVVSMENITLNWYFGNDKSMLLSNCLFRMGGAAVLLSNKRSDWWRSKYQLVHTVRTNKGADDKCFSCVTQQEDSTGKVGVSLSKDLMAVAGDALKTNITTLGPLVLPMSEQLLFFATLVGKKFFKMKLKPYIPDFKLAFEHFCIHAGGRAVLDELENNLHLSDWHMEPSRMTLYRFGNTSSSSLWYELAYSEAKGRIKKGDRTWQIAFGSGFKCNSAVWKALRTINPAKEKNPWMDEIDQFPVDVPKFSVIQ; encoded by the coding sequence ATGTCTGAGTCGAAAACTCCCTTGATCCAGTCATCATCTTCGAGAAAACTCCCTGACTTCAAGCAGTCAGTGAAGCTGAAATATGTGAAACTTGGTTATCATTACCTAATTACTCATGGAATGTTCCTGTTTCTATCACCTATTGTTGTCGTTATCGCCGCACAACTATCCACATTCTCCATCCAAGATCTACATGACCTTTGGGACCATCTTAAATTCAATCTCATATCTGTGATCCTGTGTTCGACCCTCCTCGTGTTTTTATTGACCCTTTATTTCCTTACTCGGCCCCGCCCTGTTTACCTAGTGGATTTTGCATGCTATAAGCCTGAGGATTCTAGGAAATGTACTAGGAAGATTTTTATGGAAAGGTCGCAGTTGACAGGTGCTTTCACTGAGACGAGCATGGAGTTTCAAAGGAAAATTCTTGAGAGGTCCGGGCTTGGGGAGTCAACTTATCTCCCCGAGGCTGTTTTGAGAGTTCCTCCCAATCCGTGCATGGCTGAAGCAAGGAAGGAAGCTGAGGCTGTAATGTTTGGTGCAATCGACCAGCTGCTTGAGAAGACATCCGTGAAACCGAAAGATATTGGGATTCTGATTGTGAATTGCAGCTTGTTTAACCCAACACCATCCTTATCTGCCATGGTGATCAACCATTATAAGTTAAGGGGGAACATTCTTAGTTATAATCTTGGTGGTATGGGTTGTAGTGCTGGGTTGATATCAATTGATCTTGCCAAACATCTTCTTCAAGTGCATCCTAATTCTTACGCTTTAGTTGTTAGCATGGAAAACATCACCTTGAATTGGTATTTTGGGAATGATAAGTCGATGCTTCTCTCAAATTGCTTGTTTAGAATGGGAGGAGCTGCTGTTTTGCTTTCAAATAAAAGATCGGACTGGTGGCGTTCTAAGTATCAATTGGTTCATACTGTTAGGACAAATAAGGGTGCTGATGATAAGTGCTTCTCCTGTGTTACTCAACAAGAGGATTCTACTGGGAAGGTTGGAGTTTCTTTGTCGAAGGACTTGATGGCAGTTGCAGGGGATGCTTTAAAGACTAATATCACTACCCTTGGCCCTCTTGTTTTGCCAATGTCTGAACAGCTGCTCTTCTTTGCCACATTGGTGGGGAAGAAATTCTTTAAGATGAAGTTAAAGCCATACATCCCAGATTTTAAATTGGCTTTTGAGCATTTCTGTATTCATGCTGGGGGGAGAGCTGTGCTGGATGAATTGGAAAATAACCTCCACCTTTCAGATTGGCATATGGAACCTTCCAGGATGACACTCTATCGATTTGGCAACACTTCAAGTAGCTCTCTTTGGTATGAATTGGCTTATTCAGAAGCCAAAGGGAGGATAAAGAAGGGAGACAGAACATGGCAGATTGCTTTTGGGTCTGGGTTCAAGTGTAACAGTGCTGTCTGGAAGGCTCTGCGGACCATAAATCCAGCCAAGGAGAAGAATCCATGGATGGATGAGATTGACCAGTTCCCGGTGGATGTTCCAAAATTTTCAGTCATACAGTAA